In the Corynebacterium gerontici genome, one interval contains:
- the priA gene encoding bifunctional 1-(5-phosphoribosyl)-5-((5-phosphoribosylamino)methylideneamino)imidazole-4-carboxamide isomerase/phosphoribosylanthranilate isomerase PriA yields MTFTLLPAVDVVDGQAVRLNQGEAGTEKSYGTPLEAALRWQEEGATWLHFVDLDAAFGRGSNHEMMAQVVEKLDLKVELTGGIRDDASLERALSTGAQRVNIGTAALEQPEWIAKVLGEYGDRVAVDLAVKLIDGEWRTRGKGWVSDGGDLWEVLERLDAAGCQRFVVTDVSKDGMLSGPNVELLRDVAAATDAKIVASGGISTLNDILELAKYEDEGIDSAIVGKALYEGTVDLRAALQAL; encoded by the coding sequence ATGACCTTTACGCTCCTACCAGCAGTTGATGTGGTGGACGGCCAAGCCGTGCGCTTGAATCAGGGTGAGGCTGGCACAGAGAAGTCCTATGGCACCCCCCTCGAGGCCGCGCTGCGTTGGCAGGAAGAAGGCGCAACGTGGTTGCACTTCGTGGATCTCGATGCCGCGTTTGGTCGAGGTTCTAATCATGAAATGATGGCGCAGGTCGTCGAAAAGCTTGATCTCAAGGTAGAACTGACCGGCGGTATTCGCGACGATGCCTCGCTGGAGCGTGCGCTGAGCACCGGTGCACAACGCGTCAATATCGGCACCGCTGCGCTGGAACAACCCGAATGGATTGCGAAGGTGCTGGGGGAATACGGTGATCGCGTAGCGGTGGATCTTGCTGTCAAGCTTATCGACGGCGAATGGCGCACTCGTGGAAAAGGCTGGGTGTCCGATGGTGGCGATCTTTGGGAGGTGCTCGAACGCCTCGATGCCGCCGGTTGCCAGCGCTTCGTGGTAACCGATGTTTCCAAAGACGGCATGCTCTCGGGACCCAACGTGGAGTTGCTGCGTGATGTTGCCGCAGCCACCGACGCGAAGATCGTGGCCTCAGGCGGCATTAGCACCCTGAATGACATTCTTGAACTCGCGAAATACGAAGATGAGGGCATTGACTCCGCCATCGTGGGCAAGGCACTGTATGAAGGCACGGTAGATCTCCGGG
- the hisH gene encoding imidazole glycerol phosphate synthase subunit HisH: MKHVALLDYGSGNLRSAQRALEHVGATVTVTADPAIVLEADGLLVPGVGAYAACMKGLREVYGDRMIGQRLAGGRPVMGICVGMQILFDRGVEHGEQAQGTGQWPGVVEELQAAVLPHMGWNTIEVGEGSEMFAGIEDERMYFVHSYGVRRWEFEGDELTTPPLVSWAKHEDDRFVAAVENGALWATQFHPEKSGDAGAQLLRNWVETL, encoded by the coding sequence ATGAAACATGTCGCGCTGCTTGACTACGGTTCCGGAAACCTTCGCTCCGCCCAACGCGCCCTTGAGCACGTTGGTGCCACAGTGACGGTCACGGCAGATCCCGCAATAGTGCTTGAGGCGGATGGCCTTCTGGTTCCCGGTGTGGGTGCCTACGCGGCGTGCATGAAGGGGCTGCGCGAGGTGTACGGCGATAGGATGATCGGCCAGCGCTTGGCGGGCGGAAGACCAGTCATGGGTATTTGTGTTGGCATGCAGATTCTGTTCGATCGAGGTGTTGAACACGGCGAGCAGGCTCAGGGCACTGGGCAATGGCCAGGCGTGGTGGAGGAACTCCAAGCGGCGGTGCTGCCGCACATGGGGTGGAACACTATCGAGGTAGGTGAGGGCAGCGAGATGTTCGCCGGCATTGAAGACGAAAGGATGTACTTTGTGCATTCCTACGGGGTGCGTCGCTGGGAATTTGAAGGCGATGAACTCACCACGCCGCCGTTGGTGAGTTGGGCTAAGCACGAGGATGATCGTTTTGTTGCCGCAGTAGAAAACGGGGCCTTGTGGGCTACGCAGTTCCACCCAGAAAAGTCCGGTGACGCGGGAGCACAACTTCTGCGTAATTGGGTGGAAACGCTCTAG
- a CDS encoding MFS transporter produces the protein MPTIIAVAAAFATFSILLPVIPLAVISNGGTESLAGMATGVFMAITVLSQLNTNKAVQCFGYRPVMLVAALLLGLPSLWHIVSFDPVSVLVVAGLRGVGFGALCVAQYSLVGQLVPAGMLGKASGLIGVFVGTSQMLFLPVGLWLIDVGVPMAIVLSLAAAAAFVAAVMCIWIPSVEPEKPQQWTPEMDPATTKVSLRRRVTMRVVRRPRANGMKVTIAPAIALASVSMGFGAVSSFLPASVREADPVSGASVAGMMLSIVGFAQLVSRYISGSIADRQNKAGLGMLPGLALSSLGMLGMCVVLVYSLPFFLLVIAALAFGAGFGLVQNDALLEMFLRVPRERLGSASTVWNASFDAGTGVGAIVLGMVAHAHGYVGAFLVGALLVVIGIVAEVVDRIRRKRALLAAAQQ, from the coding sequence ATGCCCACGATCATCGCTGTGGCTGCGGCCTTCGCAACTTTTTCCATTCTCTTGCCGGTGATCCCATTGGCGGTGATCTCTAACGGAGGCACTGAATCGCTGGCTGGCATGGCCACCGGTGTGTTCATGGCCATCACGGTGCTCTCGCAGCTCAACACCAATAAGGCGGTGCAGTGCTTCGGATACCGGCCAGTGATGCTTGTAGCGGCGTTACTGCTGGGGCTGCCCTCCTTGTGGCATATTGTCAGCTTCGATCCCGTCTCGGTGTTGGTGGTGGCTGGGCTGCGCGGCGTTGGTTTCGGGGCCTTGTGCGTTGCGCAGTACTCCCTGGTGGGGCAATTGGTGCCCGCCGGCATGCTCGGTAAAGCGTCTGGACTCATTGGTGTGTTCGTTGGCACCTCGCAGATGCTGTTTCTTCCCGTTGGTCTTTGGCTTATCGACGTCGGCGTGCCCATGGCCATAGTGCTCAGCCTCGCTGCGGCGGCGGCATTCGTGGCTGCGGTGATGTGTATTTGGATCCCAAGTGTGGAACCGGAAAAGCCTCAACAGTGGACACCGGAGATGGATCCGGCCACCACCAAGGTGTCGCTGAGAAGGCGAGTGACCATGCGCGTGGTCCGCCGTCCGCGCGCCAACGGCATGAAGGTCACGATCGCGCCAGCCATTGCTTTGGCGAGTGTTTCCATGGGTTTTGGTGCCGTCTCGAGCTTCCTGCCCGCATCTGTGCGTGAAGCCGACCCGGTAAGCGGTGCCTCGGTGGCGGGCATGATGTTGTCCATCGTCGGCTTTGCACAACTGGTTTCGCGCTACATCTCGGGCAGCATCGCTGATCGCCAGAACAAGGCGGGCCTTGGCATGCTGCCGGGCTTGGCACTGTCCTCACTGGGTATGCTGGGCATGTGCGTGGTGCTGGTGTACTCCCTGCCATTTTTCCTGCTGGTGATCGCCGCGCTGGCATTTGGTGCGGGGTTCGGGTTGGTGCAAAACGATGCCCTGTTGGAGATGTTTTTGCGAGTGCCTCGTGAACGCCTCGGTTCTGCATCAACCGTGTGGAACGCCTCCTTCGACGCAGGGACGGGCGTCGGTGCGATCGTGCTGGGCATGGTGGCGCACGCGCACGGATACGTTGGCGCCTTCTTGGTGGGCGCGCTGCTCGTTGTGATCGGCATCGTTGCCGAGGTTGTTGACCGTATTCGCAGGAAACGCGCATTGCTCGCGGCTGCGCAGCAGTGA
- the hisB gene encoding imidazoleglycerol-phosphate dehydratase HisB, translating to MARQASITRTTSESDITVSINLDGSGSVDIDTGVPFFDHMLTAFGVHGAFDLKVHATGDTHIDAHHTVEDTAIVLGQAIAEAVGDKKGIRRFGSFQLPMDETLCEAIVDFSGRPYFVMRGEPDAMTHTIIGGHYATVINEHFFESLALNARITLHVLCHYGRDPHHITEAEFKAVARAIREAVSPDGRLEGIPSTKGAL from the coding sequence ATGGCACGCCAAGCAAGCATCACCAGAACCACCAGTGAATCCGACATCACCGTGAGCATCAACTTAGACGGCAGCGGCAGCGTAGACATTGACACGGGAGTGCCGTTTTTCGACCACATGCTCACCGCCTTCGGGGTTCACGGTGCTTTCGATCTGAAAGTGCATGCCACAGGAGACACCCACATCGATGCCCACCACACCGTGGAAGACACCGCCATCGTTCTGGGCCAAGCAATTGCAGAAGCGGTGGGGGATAAGAAGGGCATTCGACGCTTCGGGTCATTCCAATTGCCCATGGACGAGACGCTGTGCGAGGCGATTGTGGATTTCTCCGGCCGGCCCTATTTTGTGATGCGTGGCGAACCAGATGCGATGACGCACACGATTATCGGCGGGCACTATGCAACGGTGATCAATGAGCATTTCTTCGAGTCACTCGCGCTGAATGCGCGTATCACCCTCCACGTGCTGTGCCACTATGGCCGGGATCCGCACCACATCACCGAAGCAGAGTTTAAAGCTGTGGCTCGCGCTATCCGTGAAGCGGTATCTCCAGACGGGCGCTTGGAGGGCATTCCTTCCACGAAGGGCGCACTGTAA
- a CDS encoding histidinol-phosphate transaminase: MSKSKLSLNDLPLREELQGEHAYGAPQLNVAVRLNTNENPYPPSDALIEELAHEVAQQAHELNRYPERDSVELRKELAKYVSRQTGVNVTYEQVWAANGSNEVLQQLLQAFGGPGRSALGFQPSYSMHPILAKGTQTQFLNCPRGEDFRIDVDAALASISQKQPDIVFITTPNNPTGDVTPLESIERILEAAPGIVIVDEAYGEFSSQPSAVTLLERYPGKLVVSRTMSKAFDFAGGRLGYFIADPAFVDAVMLVRLPYHLSVLSQTAAIVALRHSEETLSTVAMLAKERERVAEALNNMDYDVVPSESNFIFFGDFADQHEAWQAFLDRGVLIRDVGVSGYLRVTIGLPEENDAFIAAASSVRDAK, from the coding sequence ATGAGCAAATCGAAACTCAGCTTGAACGATCTTCCCCTCCGAGAAGAGCTTCAAGGCGAGCACGCCTACGGAGCCCCGCAGCTCAACGTTGCAGTTCGCCTCAATACCAATGAAAATCCGTACCCGCCTTCGGATGCTTTGATTGAAGAACTCGCGCATGAGGTGGCACAGCAGGCACATGAGCTCAATCGCTATCCAGAGCGCGACTCAGTGGAATTGCGCAAAGAATTGGCGAAGTACGTCTCGCGTCAAACCGGCGTGAACGTGACCTATGAGCAGGTATGGGCGGCTAATGGTTCCAATGAAGTGCTCCAACAACTGCTTCAAGCCTTCGGCGGCCCCGGGCGCAGCGCACTGGGTTTCCAACCGAGCTACTCGATGCATCCCATCTTGGCCAAGGGCACGCAGACGCAATTTCTCAACTGCCCTCGCGGAGAGGATTTCCGCATCGATGTGGATGCGGCGTTGGCGTCGATAAGCCAAAAACAGCCCGATATCGTCTTCATCACCACGCCAAACAATCCCACCGGTGATGTCACGCCCCTGGAGTCCATCGAGAGAATCCTCGAGGCGGCGCCGGGCATCGTGATTGTGGATGAGGCCTATGGTGAGTTCAGCTCGCAACCTTCGGCAGTGACGTTGCTTGAGCGCTATCCGGGCAAGCTCGTGGTATCGAGAACCATGAGCAAGGCCTTCGATTTTGCCGGAGGAAGGCTCGGTTACTTCATCGCGGATCCTGCTTTTGTGGATGCCGTCATGCTCGTGCGTTTGCCGTATCACCTCTCGGTGCTGTCCCAAACAGCGGCGATTGTTGCACTGCGTCACAGCGAGGAAACACTGTCCACCGTGGCGATGCTCGCCAAGGAACGGGAACGTGTGGCCGAGGCACTTAACAACATGGACTATGACGTGGTTCCAAGTGAATCGAACTTCATCTTCTTCGGAGATTTCGCAGATCAGCATGAAGCATGGCAGGCATTCCTGGATCGAGGCGTGCTCATCAGGGACGTTGGCGTCTCGGGCTACTTAAGGGTGACCATTGGGCTGCCGGAAGAAAACGACGCCTTCATCGCGGCAGCCTCGAGTGTCCGTGACGCGAAATAG
- the hisD gene encoding histidinol dehydrogenase: MLKRIDLRGTPTTQQRLRTALPRGGTDVQSVLEKVAPIVQAVKDGGAKAALDYGERFDQCRPDQVRVPQSRIDEAVAALDPKVREAIEVSIQRVRKVHSDQLPQEHTTVLAEGAKVTEKFLPVERVGLYVPGGNAVYPSSVIMNAVPAQEAGVHSLVVASPAQAQFGGWPHPTILAACGLLGVDEVWATGGAQAVALLAYGDEEGQLDPVDMITGPGNIFVTAAKRLVRSVVGIDSEAGPTEIAILADASADPVWVAYDLISQAEHDVMAASVLITDSEALADAVDAEVERRFHITRNADRVEEALRGSQSGIVLVDDLHAAIAVANAYAAEHLEIHCEDAHAVAGQIRHAGAVFIGGFSPVPLGDYSAGSNHVLPTSGSARYSSGLSTHTFLRAVNFIDYDEAALKEISEHVVNFADAEDLPAHGEAIRCRFEELT, encoded by the coding sequence ATGCTGAAGCGAATCGACCTCCGAGGCACCCCGACCACTCAACAACGCCTGCGAACCGCGCTGCCACGTGGTGGCACTGATGTGCAGTCGGTGCTGGAAAAAGTCGCGCCCATCGTGCAGGCGGTTAAAGATGGTGGTGCCAAGGCTGCGCTGGACTACGGCGAGCGCTTTGATCAGTGCCGTCCCGATCAAGTGCGGGTTCCGCAGTCCCGCATTGACGAGGCGGTAGCCGCGCTCGATCCCAAGGTGCGTGAGGCCATCGAGGTCTCAATCCAGCGCGTGCGCAAGGTGCACAGTGATCAACTGCCGCAGGAACACACCACTGTTTTGGCGGAAGGGGCAAAGGTAACGGAAAAGTTTCTGCCCGTCGAGCGCGTGGGGCTGTATGTGCCGGGTGGCAACGCCGTGTATCCATCGTCCGTAATCATGAACGCGGTACCGGCACAAGAAGCCGGAGTCCACTCCCTCGTGGTGGCCTCGCCCGCCCAAGCCCAGTTCGGTGGTTGGCCGCATCCGACGATCCTCGCTGCTTGTGGTTTGCTGGGAGTAGATGAGGTGTGGGCTACAGGTGGAGCCCAAGCCGTGGCGTTGCTGGCATACGGTGATGAAGAAGGTCAGTTGGACCCCGTGGACATGATTACCGGTCCCGGCAATATTTTCGTCACGGCAGCCAAGCGTCTAGTGCGTTCGGTGGTGGGAATCGATTCAGAAGCGGGCCCAACGGAGATCGCGATTCTCGCTGATGCTTCGGCAGATCCGGTGTGGGTGGCGTACGACCTCATTAGCCAGGCCGAACACGATGTGATGGCGGCGTCAGTGCTGATTACGGATTCCGAGGCGCTGGCGGATGCAGTCGACGCTGAGGTAGAACGACGCTTCCACATCACCCGCAACGCCGATCGCGTTGAAGAGGCGCTTCGCGGTTCCCAGTCGGGCATTGTGTTGGTGGATGATCTCCACGCCGCGATCGCTGTGGCCAACGCTTATGCTGCCGAGCACCTGGAAATTCACTGCGAAGATGCCCATGCAGTTGCGGGGCAAATTCGCCACGCAGGTGCTGTGTTCATCGGCGGTTTCAGTCCGGTGCCGCTCGGCGACTATTCTGCCGGATCGAATCACGTCTTGCCCACCTCAGGTAGCGCCCGGTACAGCTCTGGACTGTCGACCCACACCTTCTTGCGCGCGGTGAACTTTATTGATTACGACGAAGCAGCGCTGAAGGAAATCTCTGAGCACGTAGTGAACTTTGCCGACGCCGAGGACCTTCCCGCGCACGGAGAAGCCATCCGCTGCCGCTTTGAAGAATTAACCTAA
- a CDS encoding TetR family transcriptional regulator: protein MQLSKALIVDTSLDILRNYGLADMTMRRVSAQLGVAPGALYWHFKNKQALIDATARHVLAPWLRTGFATLPEACLALRQAMLGIRDGAELVGAAVSNPDLRDELSQVLASTITGTNANIGATTALHYVLGSTAITQSEQQAKAAQAGLDPAAVSAQCTKGVEASSNDNATTGTSQATVECDASSDQFLAGVRLIDSGLRALEC from the coding sequence GTGCAGCTAAGCAAAGCCTTGATCGTCGATACCAGTCTGGACATTCTTCGCAACTACGGGCTGGCGGATATGACTATGCGGCGTGTTTCGGCTCAGCTCGGCGTAGCGCCAGGCGCTTTGTACTGGCACTTCAAAAATAAACAAGCGTTGATCGACGCCACTGCGCGCCACGTTTTGGCACCGTGGCTCCGCACCGGCTTCGCCACACTTCCCGAAGCCTGCTTAGCGCTACGTCAGGCGATGCTCGGCATCCGTGACGGGGCCGAGCTCGTAGGTGCCGCAGTCAGCAATCCCGATCTACGAGATGAACTCTCACAGGTACTAGCCAGCACCATCACCGGCACCAACGCCAACATTGGAGCTACTACCGCGTTGCACTATGTACTGGGCTCCACCGCCATCACTCAATCTGAACAACAGGCAAAGGCAGCTCAAGCGGGCCTCGATCCTGCGGCAGTGAGTGCACAATGCACCAAGGGTGTGGAGGCGAGCAGCAACGACAACGCAACAACTGGGACGTCACAAGCAACCGTTGAATGTGACGCTTCTTCCGATCAGTTCCTCGCGGGCGTGCGCTTGATTGATTCTGGTCTGCGCGCGCTAGAGTGCTAA